The Desmodus rotundus isolate HL8 chromosome 3, HLdesRot8A.1, whole genome shotgun sequence genome includes a region encoding these proteins:
- the TEX52 gene encoding testis-expressed protein 52, with amino-acid sequence MAYRPGRSARGQGNPSHVREPFLQMVRASETLPTYHTWVQHEFLLPDEPWELPGFTPQAYHRLAQKLPPCTDMKSKVRHRLIHPWKNETEHTWGFHTWLDVGHLPATFPTRPDRPYDSNVWRWLTDSRAHRRLPAEPCIPPPSWMGQNSLLTFISCNPIFVDTKRKNQVILRTVKELREVEKLKLRSEARAPPLDTKGNILPPKDFKKYQHISAGGRFEPLGLQLLPNPLPNDFARSWPCPNPVPHYQEKALKLALLPRAPLTQDLVRNYQTLIEDRIALPLHYLSKAQPSKAFLRKRKRRSGHT; translated from the exons ATGGCCTATAGGCCAGGAAGATCAGCCAGAGGGCAGGGTAATCCATCCCATGTCAGAGAACCTTTCCTGCAG ATGGTCCGGGCAAGTGAGACTCTCCCAACCTACCACACATGGGTGCAGCATGAGTTTCTCCTCCCTGATGAGCCCTGGGAGTTGCCTGGCTTCACGCCGCAAGCCTACCACCGGCTGGCCCAGAAGCTGCCACCCTGCACAGACATGAAGTCCAAGGTGCGCCACCGACTAATCCACCCTTGGAAGAATGAAACTGAGCACACCTGGGGCTTTCACACGTGGCTTGATGTGGGACACTTGCCCGCCACCTTTCCCACCAGGCCTGACAGGCCCTATGATAGCAATGTCTGGCGCTGGCTGACCGACTCCAGGGCCCACCGCCGGCTCCCAGCAGAGCCctgcatcccccctccctcctggatGGGTCAAAACAGCCTTCTAACTTTCATCAGCTGTAATCCTATCTTCGTGGACACGAAAAGGAAGAACCAGGTGATTCTCAGGACAGTGAAGGAACTAAGAGAGGTGGAGAAACTCAAGCTGAGGAGTGAAGCAAGGGCACCTCCACTGGACACCAAGGGCAACATCCTGCCGCCAAAGGACTTTAAGAA GTACCAACACATCTCAGCTGGTGGAAGGTTTGAACCCCTCGGCCTCCAGCTCCTACCCAACCCACTTCCCAATGATTTTGCCAGGAGCTGGCCCTGCCCAAACCCTGTGCCTCATTACCAGGAAAAGGCGCTAAAGCTGGCCTTGCTGCCAAGGGCACCCCTGACACAGGACCTCGTGAGGAATTACCAAACCCTGATAGAGGACCGCATTGCCTTGCCCCTCCACTATCTCTCCAAGGCACAGCCCAGCAAAGCTTttttgaggaagagaaaaagaagatctgGACACACCTAG
- the FOXM1 gene encoding forkhead box protein M1 isoform X3, translated as MKTSPRRPLILKRRRLPLPVQNGPSETLEEEPKRPPAQQEPGQAQASKEMAQSTSCKFPAGIKIINHPTMPNTQVVVIPNNANIQSIITALTAKGKESGSNGPNKFILISCGGAPTHPPGPQPQAQTSGDHKRTEVITETLGPKPASTDMNLPRPPGALLGQRWENCAGGEAASCTLNNSLTNIQWLGKMSSDGLGPCNIKQEMEGKENLHLEQSQDKVEEPPGAPTPWQDSVSERPPYSYMAMIQFAINSTERKRMTLKDIYTWIEDHFPYFKHMAKPGWKNSIRHNLSLHDMFVRETSANGKVSFWTIHPSANRYLTLDQVFKPLDPGSPQSPEHLESQQKRHNPELRRNVTIKTELPLGARRKMKPLLPRVSSYLVPIQFPVNQPLVLQPSVKVPLPLAASLMSSELARHSKRVRIAPKLLGFQSWLRRSPLPSDCTCSLLDSLSGFVLLADEGIAPLPTAGPVKEEKLLLGEGLSPLLPVQSIKEEEIQPGEDTPHLGRPMKVESPPLIEWPSPCPSVKEDLSQSWDDSSHSPTPRPKKSYSGLRSPAQCVSEMLVIKRRERREMSRSRRKQHLLPPCVDEPELLFSEAPGTSRQATGLALPSESSVPASQFGYSQEEGGPFKTPIKETLPISSTPSKSVLPLTPESWRLTPPAKVEGLDFSPVRTPQGAFGPLPDSLGLTDLSTTPLKSIPLFDSPRELLNSEPFDLNSGPFSSCSPSDMEVPKPGSPEPQVASLSANRSLTEGLVLDTMNDSLSKILLDISFPGLEEDPLGPDNINWAQFIPELR; from the exons ATGAAAACCAGCCCCCGTCGGCCACTGATTCTCAAAAGACGGAGGCTGCCCCTTCCTGTTcaaaatggcccaagtgaaacaTTGGAGGAGGAGCCTAAGAGGCCCCCTGCCCAACAAGAGCCTGGCCAAGCGCAGGCCTCCAAGGAGATGGCACAGTCCACCTCTTGCAAGTTTCCAGCTGGGATAAAGATTATTAACCACCCCACCATGCCCAACACCCAAGTGGTGGTGATCCCCAACAACGCCAATATCCAAAGCATCATCACAGCATTGACCGCCAAAGGAAAAGAGAGTGGCAGCAATGGGCCCAATAAATTCATCCTCATCAGCTGTGGGGGAGCCCCCACTCACCCTCCAGGACCCCAGCCTCAAGCCCAAACCAGTGGTGACCATAAGAGGACAGAAGTGATCACCGAGACCCTGGGACCAAAACCTGCCTCTACAGATATGAATCTTCCTAgaccaccaggagcccttctcgGGCAGAGATGGGAGAACTGTG CTGGCGGTGAGGCAGCAAGCTGTACTCTTAATAACAGCTTGACCAACATCCAGTGGCTTGGAAAGATGAGTTCCGATGGACTGGGCCCCTGCAACATCAAGcaagagatggagggaaaggagaatcTGCACTTGGAGCAGAGTCAGGACAAG GTTGAGGAGCCCCCAGGAGCACCGACACCCTGGCAGGACTCTGTGTCTGAGCGGCCCCCGTACTCTTACATGGCCATGATACAGTTCGCCATCAACAGCACCGAAAGGAAGCGCATGACCTTGAAAGATATCTACACTTGGATCGAGGACCACTTCCCCTATTTTAAGCACATGGCCAAACCAGGCTGGAAG AATTCCATTCGCCATAACCTTTCTCTCCATGACATGTTTGTTCGAGAGACATCTGCCAATGGCAAGGTCTCCTTTTGGACCATTCACCCTAGTGCCAATCGCTACTTGACCTTGGATCAGGTGTTTAAG CCACTGGACCCAGGGTCTCCACAATCGCCCGAGCACTTGGAATCA CAGCAGAAACGACACAATCCTGAGCTCCGCCGGAATGTGACCATCAAAACTGAACTCCCACTGGGCGCAC GGCGAAAGATGAAGCCATTGCTACCCCGGGTCAGCTCCTACCTGGTACCCATTCAGTTCCCAGTGAACCAGCCACTGGTGTTACAGCCCTCGGTAAAGGTGCCATTGCCCCTAGCAGCTTCACTCATGAGCTCAGAGCTTGCCCGCCACAGCAAGCGGGTCCGTATTGCCCCCAAG CTTCTGGGTTTCCAGTCTTGGTTAAGAAGGTCACCCCTACCCTCAGATTGTACATGTAGTCTCCTAGATTCTCTTTCAGGATtt GTGCTGCTAGCTGATGAGGGGATAGCCCCTCTGCCTACTGCAGGGCCAGTAAAAGAGGAAAAGCTCCTGCTTGGAGAAGGGCTGTCTCCTCTGCTTCCAGTTCAGTCCATCAAGGAGGAGGAAATCCAACCCGGAGAGGATACGCCACACTTAGGGAGGCCCATGAAGGTGGAGAGCCCGCCCCTGATAGAGTGGCCCTCACCATGCCCATCTGTCAAAGAGGACCTGTCTCAATCCTGGGATGACTCATCCCACTCTCCCACTCCAAGGCCCAAGAAGTCCTACAGTGGGCTCAGGTCCCCAGCCCAGTGTGTCTCTGAAATGCTTGTGATTAAacgaagggagaggagggagatgagCCGGTCTCGGAGGAAGCAGCACCTACTGCCTCCCTGTGTGGATGAGCCCGAGCTGCTCTTCTCAGAGGCCCCCGGGACTTCAAGACAAGCCACAGGGCTCGCTCTCCCCTCAGAGTCCTCTGTGCCTGCCTCCCAGTTTGGCTACTCCCAGGAGGAGGGTGGACCTTTTAAGACACCCATTAAGGAAACTCTGCCCATCTCCTCCACCCCAAGCAAATCTGTCCTCCCCTTGACCCCCGAATCCTGGAGGCTTACACCCCCAGCCAAAGTCGAGGGGCTAGATTTCAGCCCAGTACGAACCCCCCAGGGTGCCTTTGGCCCACTACCCGATTCCCTGGGGCTAACGGATCTCAGTACCACCCCACTGAAAAGTATCCCCCTCTTTGACTCACCCCGAGAACTCCTCAATTCTGAACCCTTTGACCTCAACTCTGGCCCCTTCAGCAGCTGTTCCCCCTCAGATATGGAAGTTCCCAAGCCAGGCTCCCCCGAGCCACAGGTTGCCAGCCTTTCAGCCAACCGCTCCCTGACAGAGGGCCTAGTTCTGGACACAATGAATGACAGCCTGAGCAAGATTCTGCTGGACATCAGCTTCCCTGGCTTGGAGGAGGACCCGCTGGGCCCTGACAACATCAACTGGGCTCAATTCATTCCTGAGCTGCGGTAG
- the FOXM1 gene encoding forkhead box protein M1 isoform X1 encodes MKTSPRRPLILKRRRLPLPVQNGPSETLEEEPKRPPAQQEPGQAQASKEMAQSTSCKFPAGIKIINHPTMPNTQVVVIPNNANIQSIITALTAKGKESGSNGPNKFILISCGGAPTHPPGPQPQAQTSGDHKRTEVITETLGPKPASTDMNLPRPPGALLGQRWENCAGGEAASCTLNNSLTNIQWLGKMSSDGLGPCNIKQEMEGKENLHLEQSQDKVEEPPGAPTPWQDSVSERPPYSYMAMIQFAINSTERKRMTLKDIYTWIEDHFPYFKHMAKPGWKNSIRHNLSLHDMFVRETSANGKVSFWTIHPSANRYLTLDQVFKPLDPGSPQSPEHLESQQKRHNPELRRNVTIKTELPLGARRKMKPLLPRVSSYLVPIQFPVNQPLVLQPSVKVPLPLAASLMSSELARHSKRVRIAPKVLLADEGIAPLPTAGPVKEEKLLLGEGLSPLLPVQSIKEEEIQPGEDTPHLGRPMKVESPPLIEWPSPCPSVKEDLSQSWDDSSHSPTPRPKKSYSGLRSPAQCVSEMLVIKRRERREMSRSRRKQHLLPPCVDEPELLFSEAPGTSRQATGLALPSESSVPASQFGYSQEEGGPFKTPIKETLPISSTPSKSVLPLTPESWRLTPPAKVEGLDFSPVRTPQGAFGPLPDSLGLTDLSTTPLKSIPLFDSPRELLNSEPFDLNSGPFSSCSPSDMEVPKPGSPEPQVASLSANRSLTEGLVLDTMNDSLSKILLDISFPGLEEDPLGPDNINWAQFIPELR; translated from the exons ATGAAAACCAGCCCCCGTCGGCCACTGATTCTCAAAAGACGGAGGCTGCCCCTTCCTGTTcaaaatggcccaagtgaaacaTTGGAGGAGGAGCCTAAGAGGCCCCCTGCCCAACAAGAGCCTGGCCAAGCGCAGGCCTCCAAGGAGATGGCACAGTCCACCTCTTGCAAGTTTCCAGCTGGGATAAAGATTATTAACCACCCCACCATGCCCAACACCCAAGTGGTGGTGATCCCCAACAACGCCAATATCCAAAGCATCATCACAGCATTGACCGCCAAAGGAAAAGAGAGTGGCAGCAATGGGCCCAATAAATTCATCCTCATCAGCTGTGGGGGAGCCCCCACTCACCCTCCAGGACCCCAGCCTCAAGCCCAAACCAGTGGTGACCATAAGAGGACAGAAGTGATCACCGAGACCCTGGGACCAAAACCTGCCTCTACAGATATGAATCTTCCTAgaccaccaggagcccttctcgGGCAGAGATGGGAGAACTGTG CTGGCGGTGAGGCAGCAAGCTGTACTCTTAATAACAGCTTGACCAACATCCAGTGGCTTGGAAAGATGAGTTCCGATGGACTGGGCCCCTGCAACATCAAGcaagagatggagggaaaggagaatcTGCACTTGGAGCAGAGTCAGGACAAG GTTGAGGAGCCCCCAGGAGCACCGACACCCTGGCAGGACTCTGTGTCTGAGCGGCCCCCGTACTCTTACATGGCCATGATACAGTTCGCCATCAACAGCACCGAAAGGAAGCGCATGACCTTGAAAGATATCTACACTTGGATCGAGGACCACTTCCCCTATTTTAAGCACATGGCCAAACCAGGCTGGAAG AATTCCATTCGCCATAACCTTTCTCTCCATGACATGTTTGTTCGAGAGACATCTGCCAATGGCAAGGTCTCCTTTTGGACCATTCACCCTAGTGCCAATCGCTACTTGACCTTGGATCAGGTGTTTAAG CCACTGGACCCAGGGTCTCCACAATCGCCCGAGCACTTGGAATCA CAGCAGAAACGACACAATCCTGAGCTCCGCCGGAATGTGACCATCAAAACTGAACTCCCACTGGGCGCAC GGCGAAAGATGAAGCCATTGCTACCCCGGGTCAGCTCCTACCTGGTACCCATTCAGTTCCCAGTGAACCAGCCACTGGTGTTACAGCCCTCGGTAAAGGTGCCATTGCCCCTAGCAGCTTCACTCATGAGCTCAGAGCTTGCCCGCCACAGCAAGCGGGTCCGTATTGCCCCCAAG GTGCTGCTAGCTGATGAGGGGATAGCCCCTCTGCCTACTGCAGGGCCAGTAAAAGAGGAAAAGCTCCTGCTTGGAGAAGGGCTGTCTCCTCTGCTTCCAGTTCAGTCCATCAAGGAGGAGGAAATCCAACCCGGAGAGGATACGCCACACTTAGGGAGGCCCATGAAGGTGGAGAGCCCGCCCCTGATAGAGTGGCCCTCACCATGCCCATCTGTCAAAGAGGACCTGTCTCAATCCTGGGATGACTCATCCCACTCTCCCACTCCAAGGCCCAAGAAGTCCTACAGTGGGCTCAGGTCCCCAGCCCAGTGTGTCTCTGAAATGCTTGTGATTAAacgaagggagaggagggagatgagCCGGTCTCGGAGGAAGCAGCACCTACTGCCTCCCTGTGTGGATGAGCCCGAGCTGCTCTTCTCAGAGGCCCCCGGGACTTCAAGACAAGCCACAGGGCTCGCTCTCCCCTCAGAGTCCTCTGTGCCTGCCTCCCAGTTTGGCTACTCCCAGGAGGAGGGTGGACCTTTTAAGACACCCATTAAGGAAACTCTGCCCATCTCCTCCACCCCAAGCAAATCTGTCCTCCCCTTGACCCCCGAATCCTGGAGGCTTACACCCCCAGCCAAAGTCGAGGGGCTAGATTTCAGCCCAGTACGAACCCCCCAGGGTGCCTTTGGCCCACTACCCGATTCCCTGGGGCTAACGGATCTCAGTACCACCCCACTGAAAAGTATCCCCCTCTTTGACTCACCCCGAGAACTCCTCAATTCTGAACCCTTTGACCTCAACTCTGGCCCCTTCAGCAGCTGTTCCCCCTCAGATATGGAAGTTCCCAAGCCAGGCTCCCCCGAGCCACAGGTTGCCAGCCTTTCAGCCAACCGCTCCCTGACAGAGGGCCTAGTTCTGGACACAATGAATGACAGCCTGAGCAAGATTCTGCTGGACATCAGCTTCCCTGGCTTGGAGGAGGACCCGCTGGGCCCTGACAACATCAACTGGGCTCAATTCATTCCTGAGCTGCGGTAG
- the FOXM1 gene encoding forkhead box protein M1 isoform X2, with amino-acid sequence MKTSPRRPLILKRRRLPLPVQNGPSETLEEEPKRPPAQQEPGQAQASKEMAQSTSCKFPAGIKIINHPTMPNTQVVVIPNNANIQSIITALTAKGKESGSNGPNKFILISCGGAPTHPPGPQPQAQTSGDHKRTEVITETLGPKPASTDMNLPRPPGALLGQRWENCAGGEAASCTLNNSLTNIQWLGKMSSDGLGPCNIKQEMEGKENLHLEQSQDKVEEPPGAPTPWQDSVSERPPYSYMAMIQFAINSTERKRMTLKDIYTWIEDHFPYFKHMAKPGWKNSIRHNLSLHDMFVRETSANGKVSFWTIHPSANRYLTLDQVFKPLDPGSPQSPEHLESQKRHNPELRRNVTIKTELPLGARRKMKPLLPRVSSYLVPIQFPVNQPLVLQPSVKVPLPLAASLMSSELARHSKRVRIAPKVLLADEGIAPLPTAGPVKEEKLLLGEGLSPLLPVQSIKEEEIQPGEDTPHLGRPMKVESPPLIEWPSPCPSVKEDLSQSWDDSSHSPTPRPKKSYSGLRSPAQCVSEMLVIKRRERREMSRSRRKQHLLPPCVDEPELLFSEAPGTSRQATGLALPSESSVPASQFGYSQEEGGPFKTPIKETLPISSTPSKSVLPLTPESWRLTPPAKVEGLDFSPVRTPQGAFGPLPDSLGLTDLSTTPLKSIPLFDSPRELLNSEPFDLNSGPFSSCSPSDMEVPKPGSPEPQVASLSANRSLTEGLVLDTMNDSLSKILLDISFPGLEEDPLGPDNINWAQFIPELR; translated from the exons ATGAAAACCAGCCCCCGTCGGCCACTGATTCTCAAAAGACGGAGGCTGCCCCTTCCTGTTcaaaatggcccaagtgaaacaTTGGAGGAGGAGCCTAAGAGGCCCCCTGCCCAACAAGAGCCTGGCCAAGCGCAGGCCTCCAAGGAGATGGCACAGTCCACCTCTTGCAAGTTTCCAGCTGGGATAAAGATTATTAACCACCCCACCATGCCCAACACCCAAGTGGTGGTGATCCCCAACAACGCCAATATCCAAAGCATCATCACAGCATTGACCGCCAAAGGAAAAGAGAGTGGCAGCAATGGGCCCAATAAATTCATCCTCATCAGCTGTGGGGGAGCCCCCACTCACCCTCCAGGACCCCAGCCTCAAGCCCAAACCAGTGGTGACCATAAGAGGACAGAAGTGATCACCGAGACCCTGGGACCAAAACCTGCCTCTACAGATATGAATCTTCCTAgaccaccaggagcccttctcgGGCAGAGATGGGAGAACTGTG CTGGCGGTGAGGCAGCAAGCTGTACTCTTAATAACAGCTTGACCAACATCCAGTGGCTTGGAAAGATGAGTTCCGATGGACTGGGCCCCTGCAACATCAAGcaagagatggagggaaaggagaatcTGCACTTGGAGCAGAGTCAGGACAAG GTTGAGGAGCCCCCAGGAGCACCGACACCCTGGCAGGACTCTGTGTCTGAGCGGCCCCCGTACTCTTACATGGCCATGATACAGTTCGCCATCAACAGCACCGAAAGGAAGCGCATGACCTTGAAAGATATCTACACTTGGATCGAGGACCACTTCCCCTATTTTAAGCACATGGCCAAACCAGGCTGGAAG AATTCCATTCGCCATAACCTTTCTCTCCATGACATGTTTGTTCGAGAGACATCTGCCAATGGCAAGGTCTCCTTTTGGACCATTCACCCTAGTGCCAATCGCTACTTGACCTTGGATCAGGTGTTTAAG CCACTGGACCCAGGGTCTCCACAATCGCCCGAGCACTTGGAATCA CAGAAACGACACAATCCTGAGCTCCGCCGGAATGTGACCATCAAAACTGAACTCCCACTGGGCGCAC GGCGAAAGATGAAGCCATTGCTACCCCGGGTCAGCTCCTACCTGGTACCCATTCAGTTCCCAGTGAACCAGCCACTGGTGTTACAGCCCTCGGTAAAGGTGCCATTGCCCCTAGCAGCTTCACTCATGAGCTCAGAGCTTGCCCGCCACAGCAAGCGGGTCCGTATTGCCCCCAAG GTGCTGCTAGCTGATGAGGGGATAGCCCCTCTGCCTACTGCAGGGCCAGTAAAAGAGGAAAAGCTCCTGCTTGGAGAAGGGCTGTCTCCTCTGCTTCCAGTTCAGTCCATCAAGGAGGAGGAAATCCAACCCGGAGAGGATACGCCACACTTAGGGAGGCCCATGAAGGTGGAGAGCCCGCCCCTGATAGAGTGGCCCTCACCATGCCCATCTGTCAAAGAGGACCTGTCTCAATCCTGGGATGACTCATCCCACTCTCCCACTCCAAGGCCCAAGAAGTCCTACAGTGGGCTCAGGTCCCCAGCCCAGTGTGTCTCTGAAATGCTTGTGATTAAacgaagggagaggagggagatgagCCGGTCTCGGAGGAAGCAGCACCTACTGCCTCCCTGTGTGGATGAGCCCGAGCTGCTCTTCTCAGAGGCCCCCGGGACTTCAAGACAAGCCACAGGGCTCGCTCTCCCCTCAGAGTCCTCTGTGCCTGCCTCCCAGTTTGGCTACTCCCAGGAGGAGGGTGGACCTTTTAAGACACCCATTAAGGAAACTCTGCCCATCTCCTCCACCCCAAGCAAATCTGTCCTCCCCTTGACCCCCGAATCCTGGAGGCTTACACCCCCAGCCAAAGTCGAGGGGCTAGATTTCAGCCCAGTACGAACCCCCCAGGGTGCCTTTGGCCCACTACCCGATTCCCTGGGGCTAACGGATCTCAGTACCACCCCACTGAAAAGTATCCCCCTCTTTGACTCACCCCGAGAACTCCTCAATTCTGAACCCTTTGACCTCAACTCTGGCCCCTTCAGCAGCTGTTCCCCCTCAGATATGGAAGTTCCCAAGCCAGGCTCCCCCGAGCCACAGGTTGCCAGCCTTTCAGCCAACCGCTCCCTGACAGAGGGCCTAGTTCTGGACACAATGAATGACAGCCTGAGCAAGATTCTGCTGGACATCAGCTTCCCTGGCTTGGAGGAGGACCCGCTGGGCCCTGACAACATCAACTGGGCTCAATTCATTCCTGAGCTGCGGTAG